Proteins from a single region of Aerococcus viridans:
- a CDS encoding post-transcriptional regulator has protein sequence MKVSNFEFLCLRPWFLSKSQSIKKQGYNGIEWQDIEEYFKDFAWKRQAPKKFSARIQEIKKLHANDYLDYAKLQATVYDVHPLDEMNIDDLLK, from the coding sequence ATGAAAGTTTCGAACTTTGAATTCCTCTGTCTTCGTCCATGGTTTCTTTCAAAATCTCAAAGTATTAAAAAACAAGGGTATAATGGGATAGAATGGCAAGACATTGAAGAATATTTTAAAGATTTTGCGTGGAAACGTCAGGCACCAAAGAAATTTAGTGCCCGTATTCAAGAAATCAAGAAGTTACACGCGAATGACTATTTAGATTATGCAAAATTGCAGGCGACAGTATATGATGTTCATCCGCTAGATGAAATGAATATCGACGATTTGTTAAAATAG
- the zwf gene encoding glucose-6-phosphate dehydrogenase, with amino-acid sequence MTNKQVGGLIVMFGAAGDLARRKLYPSLFRLYQRQLLSENFALLGNSRREWTDDYFRDIVLDSISDQEADEETINNFIKHFFYTSHDATQADDYENLNNEMARLRNEFNTGEKNLYYLSTSPALFPEITQGLKDAEIVTDGGTHRVILEKPFGTDLSSAKELNDALAISFDEKDIYRIDHYLGKEMVQNILATRFFNPAVEALLNQEFVSNIQITLAEDMPVGSRGGYYDKSGAIRDMLQNHILQVATLLGMDLPASPEQDDVHANKLTFLKQIDSLTAKQTVRAQYLASEDGEFINYLEENEVAPDSVTETYLAGYFQVNNDRWGQVPFYFKTGKALDDKRTTVEIVLKDAGDKTDIDKGCNPSQSRITFNIQPETGLAFNLNQKLPGEELLPTMVSINSNVGELNVAYVPDAYEKLIYDALIGDQTNFSTWDELAEQWRIVDSIIANWKKAGTRTLPTYIGKTRGPKEADELLRQNGHVWVK; translated from the coding sequence ATGACTAACAAACAAGTTGGTGGGCTTATCGTTATGTTTGGTGCAGCAGGAGATTTAGCGCGCCGTAAACTATACCCATCTTTATTCCGCTTATATCAGCGTCAATTATTATCTGAAAACTTTGCTTTGCTAGGAAACTCCAGACGCGAATGGACTGACGATTATTTCCGTGATATCGTCTTGGATTCAATTTCTGACCAAGAAGCAGACGAAGAAACAATCAACAACTTTATCAAACATTTCTTTTACACATCTCATGACGCCACTCAAGCTGATGATTATGAGAATTTGAACAATGAAATGGCAAGATTAAGAAATGAATTTAATACCGGTGAGAAAAATTTATACTACCTATCGACTTCACCAGCCTTATTCCCTGAAATTACCCAAGGATTGAAGGATGCTGAAATTGTGACAGATGGCGGTACACACCGCGTAATCTTAGAAAAACCATTCGGTACTGACCTATCTTCAGCCAAAGAATTAAATGATGCCTTAGCAATTTCTTTCGATGAAAAAGATATCTACCGTATTGACCACTATCTTGGTAAAGAAATGGTGCAAAATATCTTAGCGACACGTTTCTTTAACCCTGCAGTTGAAGCTTTATTAAACCAGGAATTCGTTTCAAATATTCAAATCACCCTAGCAGAAGACATGCCAGTTGGTAGCCGCGGTGGTTACTACGACAAATCAGGTGCTATACGCGACATGCTACAAAACCATATCCTACAAGTGGCGACATTACTAGGTATGGACCTACCTGCTTCACCTGAACAAGACGATGTACATGCCAATAAGCTAACTTTCTTGAAACAAATCGATTCATTAACAGCTAAACAAACTGTTCGTGCCCAATACCTTGCAAGTGAAGATGGTGAATTCATCAACTACTTAGAGGAAAATGAGGTCGCGCCTGATTCTGTGACTGAAACTTATTTAGCAGGCTACTTCCAAGTCAATAACGACCGTTGGGGCCAAGTACCCTTCTACTTCAAAACAGGTAAAGCCTTGGATGACAAACGGACGACCGTTGAAATCGTCTTAAAAGATGCCGGTGATAAAACAGATATCGATAAGGGGTGCAACCCAAGTCAAAGTCGCATCACCTTCAACATCCAACCAGAAACTGGTTTAGCCTTTAACCTAAATCAAAAATTACCTGGTGAAGAATTATTGCCAACAATGGTGTCTATTAACTCTAATGTAGGCGAATTAAACGTTGCCTATGTACCAGATGCTTATGAAAAATTGATTTACGATGCCTTAATTGGTGACCAAACCAACTTCTCTACATGGGATGAATTGGCTGAACAATGGCGTATCGTTGATTCAATCATTGCCAACTGGAAAAAAGCAGGCACTAGAACCTTACCTACTTATATTGGTAAAACACGTGGTCCTAAAGAAGCGGATGAATTACTGCGCCAAAACGGCCATGTTTGGGTGAAATAG
- the tgt gene encoding tRNA guanosine(34) transglycosylase Tgt, with product MTSSALKYTLHKKEKHTGARLGQVETPHGTIETPVFMPVGTQASVKAVSPEELTDMNAQIILSNTYHLWLRPGDDLVKEAGGLHQFMNWDKPILTDSGGFQVFSLADSRKIEEEGVTFKSHLDGKKLFLSPEKAIHIENNLGADIIMSFDECPDFNHDHSYVEKSIHRTTRWAERGLNAHQRPNDQALFGILQGAGYKDLRLQHAKDMIGLDFPGYSIGGLSVGESKEDMYKVLDYLTPVMPEDKPRYLMGVGSPDALIEGVIRGIDMFDCVLPTRIARNGTTMTSQGRVVIKNAQYARDFTPLDPNCDCYTCRNYTRAYIRHLLKANETFALRLTSIHNLHFLINLMEQIKDAIREDRLLDFRDEFFLQYYGKVQKTAF from the coding sequence ATGACGAGTAGTGCATTAAAATATACATTACATAAAAAAGAAAAGCATACAGGTGCGCGTTTAGGCCAAGTGGAAACCCCACATGGTACGATTGAAACACCGGTGTTTATGCCTGTTGGTACGCAAGCATCTGTAAAGGCTGTGTCTCCTGAAGAGTTAACGGATATGAATGCCCAAATCATTCTGTCTAACACCTATCATTTATGGTTACGTCCAGGTGATGACCTAGTCAAAGAAGCAGGTGGCTTACATCAATTCATGAATTGGGACAAACCAATTCTAACCGATTCAGGTGGTTTCCAAGTATTCTCGCTGGCTGATTCTAGAAAAATTGAGGAAGAAGGAGTCACCTTCAAGTCTCATTTAGACGGAAAGAAATTATTCTTATCACCGGAAAAAGCCATCCATATCGAAAACAACTTGGGTGCGGACATCATTATGTCATTTGACGAATGTCCAGACTTCAACCACGACCACAGCTACGTTGAAAAATCGATTCATCGTACAACACGTTGGGCTGAACGTGGTTTAAACGCCCACCAACGACCAAATGACCAAGCCTTATTTGGGATTTTACAAGGTGCTGGCTATAAAGACTTACGTCTACAACACGCCAAAGATATGATCGGTTTGGACTTCCCAGGTTACTCAATCGGGGGTTTATCAGTTGGTGAATCGAAAGAAGATATGTACAAGGTTTTAGATTATCTGACACCTGTCATGCCTGAAGACAAACCGCGTTACCTAATGGGTGTCGGCAGTCCTGATGCCTTGATTGAAGGGGTTATCCGTGGTATCGATATGTTTGATTGTGTATTGCCAACACGTATTGCACGTAACGGGACTACCATGACCAGTCAAGGCCGTGTAGTCATCAAAAATGCGCAATATGCACGCGATTTTACGCCATTAGATCCAAATTGTGACTGCTACACTTGCCGTAACTATACACGTGCTTACATTCGTCACCTATTGAAAGCCAACGAAACATTTGCACTACGATTAACGTCAATCCACAACTTGCATTTCTTAATCAATTTGATGGAGCAAATTAAAGACGCCATTCGCGAAGACCGTCTATTGGACTTTAGAGACGAATTCTTCTTGCAATACTACGGTAAGGTTCAAAAAACCGCCTTTTAG
- the floA gene encoding flotillin-like protein FloA (flotillin-like protein involved in membrane lipid rafts) encodes MSSSYGNDTSIWGILILAIIILVVLTLFFTFVPVGLWVTAYFSGVKVGIGDLVGMRLRRVNPNNIIKPLIKATKAGLSIDLNDLEAHYLAGGDINMVVDALIAAQRANIDLEFEQAAAIDLAGRDVFEAVQVSVNPKVIETPIISAVAMNGIEVRAKAKVTVRANIERLVGGAGESTIIARVGEGIVTTVGSAVTHSEVLENPDAISQTILRKGLDSGTAFEILSIDIADVDVGRNIGAKLQAEQAEADKRIAQAKAEERRAMAVAQEQENIAKTQEMRAKVVEAQSQVPEALAEAFRNGKIGVMDYYNMQNIQADTKMRESLSEGDSEYNSGDQ; translated from the coding sequence ATGAGTAGTTCGTATGGAAATGATACAAGTATTTGGGGAATTTTGATTTTAGCCATCATTATTCTAGTCGTTTTAACGCTGTTCTTTACCTTTGTGCCAGTTGGCCTTTGGGTAACAGCTTATTTCTCAGGGGTAAAAGTTGGGATTGGCGATTTAGTCGGTATGCGTCTACGTCGTGTAAATCCAAATAACATTATTAAACCTTTGATTAAGGCGACAAAAGCCGGATTATCCATTGATTTAAATGATTTAGAAGCCCACTATTTAGCAGGTGGGGATATCAATATGGTCGTGGATGCCTTAATCGCAGCCCAACGTGCCAATATTGACCTAGAATTTGAACAAGCTGCGGCTATTGACTTAGCAGGTCGTGACGTGTTTGAGGCCGTTCAAGTGTCTGTTAATCCTAAAGTGATTGAAACACCGATTATTTCAGCGGTTGCGATGAACGGTATTGAAGTGCGCGCGAAAGCTAAAGTAACTGTTCGCGCTAATATTGAACGTTTAGTTGGGGGTGCTGGTGAATCTACTATTATCGCCCGTGTTGGTGAAGGTATTGTCACAACTGTTGGTTCAGCAGTGACACACTCAGAAGTCTTGGAAAACCCAGATGCCATTTCACAAACTATTTTGCGAAAAGGTTTAGATTCCGGTACAGCATTTGAAATTCTATCGATTGATATTGCGGACGTTGATGTAGGTCGTAATATTGGGGCTAAACTACAAGCAGAGCAAGCGGAAGCGGACAAACGAATTGCCCAAGCCAAGGCTGAAGAGCGTCGTGCGATGGCCGTTGCCCAAGAGCAAGAAAATATTGCGAAAACGCAAGAAATGCGTGCGAAAGTTGTGGAAGCACAGTCTCAAGTACCAGAAGCCTTAGCTGAGGCCTTTAGAAACGGTAAAATCGGGGTAATGGACTACTACAATATGCAAAATATTCAAGCAGATACGAAGATGCGCGAAAGTCTTTCTGAAGGAGATTCTGAATACAATTCAGGTGATCAATAA
- a CDS encoding BMP family lipoprotein, whose amino-acid sequence MSSLLKSILISSAALLLVACQGQNAGTDANADTASSSSLQASESATTDALSIGMVTNEGGIDDRSFNQSAWEGLQAWQAETGAKVRYYESPDQSELIPNLNVAVADQYDIIVGLGYTTAEALNEVAAQNPDQNYALIDGEVDLDNAVSIAFKDQEAAFLAGVAAALNTETNQVGFIGGTRIPVIDRFETGFKAGVAYIDENIEVESQYTESFSDASKGQQIANAMYTNGVDVIYTAAGGSGNGVFTETRNRLEADAETQLWVIGVDRDQTDEGEWTGGNFTLASTLKDTGAAIIALAEQTRDSSFPAGESLAYGLENGGVSLTQGQLLDEEWAQIEEAKAAIIAGDIQVPEFTYSES is encoded by the coding sequence ATGTCTTCATTATTAAAATCAATCCTTATTTCAAGTGCTGCCTTACTACTGGTGGCCTGCCAAGGGCAAAATGCCGGTACGGATGCCAATGCCGACACAGCGTCATCATCCAGTTTACAAGCCAGTGAATCAGCGACTACTGATGCTTTATCAATCGGTATGGTAACAAATGAAGGGGGCATTGATGACCGTTCGTTCAACCAATCTGCCTGGGAAGGGTTGCAAGCATGGCAAGCGGAAACTGGGGCCAAAGTCCGATACTATGAGTCACCTGATCAATCTGAATTGATCCCTAATTTAAATGTTGCGGTTGCAGACCAGTACGACATTATCGTTGGTCTCGGTTATACAACGGCAGAAGCCTTAAATGAGGTGGCAGCGCAAAATCCTGACCAAAATTACGCTTTGATTGATGGGGAAGTTGACCTAGACAATGCGGTATCTATCGCCTTTAAAGACCAAGAAGCTGCCTTCTTAGCGGGCGTTGCGGCTGCTTTAAATACGGAAACGAATCAAGTTGGTTTTATTGGTGGGACTAGAATTCCAGTGATTGACCGTTTTGAAACAGGTTTTAAAGCGGGTGTTGCCTATATTGACGAAAATATTGAAGTGGAAAGTCAATATACGGAATCATTTAGCGATGCCTCTAAAGGACAACAAATTGCTAACGCTATGTATACCAATGGTGTTGACGTGATTTATACAGCTGCTGGTGGGTCTGGTAATGGTGTTTTCACTGAGACCCGTAACCGTCTGGAAGCAGATGCAGAAACACAATTATGGGTGATTGGCGTTGACCGAGATCAAACTGACGAGGGCGAGTGGACTGGCGGTAACTTCACCTTAGCGTCGACCCTTAAAGATACCGGGGCAGCCATTATTGCCTTAGCCGAGCAAACTAGAGACAGTAGCTTTCCTGCAGGTGAAAGCTTAGCTTATGGCTTGGAAAATGGCGGCGTTTCGCTAACTCAAGGACAATTGCTAGATGAAGAATGGGCGCAAATTGAAGAAGCCAAAGCTGCGATCATCGCTGGTGATATTCAAGTTCCAGAGTTCACTTACTCTGAAAGTTAG
- a CDS encoding metal-dependent transcriptional regulator, whose amino-acid sequence MSKSREDYMKVIFEFGGKMDRVGNKAISEALNISAASVTEMISKLQEEGWITYIPYQGVQLTEEGTKMGASLVRRHRLWEMFLYEKLGYNWDQVHEEAEQLEHTGTEFFIDQLDEFLGKPVYCPHGGAIPDKDGVMAKEATMPLADLAVGDKFKIQRVTDDKDLLNYLDKLDIKLDKKYTIDEIEAFDKSFTISRKGESIVLNPKATLNIFVDED is encoded by the coding sequence ATGTCTAAAAGTAGAGAAGATTATATGAAAGTCATTTTTGAATTCGGTGGCAAGATGGATCGTGTAGGCAACAAAGCAATTAGCGAAGCCTTAAATATTTCCGCTGCCTCTGTAACTGAAATGATTTCAAAATTACAAGAAGAGGGTTGGATCACTTACATTCCTTACCAAGGTGTCCAATTAACTGAAGAAGGAACCAAAATGGGTGCTTCTTTAGTACGTCGTCACCGTTTATGGGAAATGTTCTTATATGAAAAATTAGGTTACAACTGGGATCAAGTTCATGAAGAAGCTGAACAGTTAGAACATACTGGGACAGAATTCTTCATTGACCAATTAGATGAATTCTTAGGTAAACCTGTATACTGTCCGCACGGTGGGGCTATTCCTGATAAAGATGGCGTGATGGCTAAAGAGGCTACGATGCCTTTAGCTGATTTAGCGGTTGGTGATAAGTTTAAAATCCAACGTGTAACAGATGATAAAGATTTATTAAACTACCTAGATAAGTTAGATATCAAACTAGATAAAAAATATACGATTGATGAAATTGAAGCTTTTGACAAATCATTTACGATTTCACGTAAAGGGGAATCAATTGTATTGAATCCTAAGGCGACTTTAAATATTTTTGTCGACGAAGATTAA
- the yajC gene encoding preprotein translocase subunit YajC, with the protein MGMGTILYIVVLVALMYFMLIRPQQKRQKETQEMMAAMAVGDSAVTIGGLHGVIAEIDETKNTITLDCEGVYLVFDRRAIARTQKADPMNTEMANDIMSDAAEEEARENDVVIEDVEAGDQQEDDQI; encoded by the coding sequence ATGGGAATGGGAACAATATTATATATCGTTGTTTTAGTGGCTTTAATGTACTTCATGTTAATTAGACCACAACAAAAACGTCAAAAAGAAACACAAGAAATGATGGCTGCAATGGCAGTTGGTGATTCAGCAGTAACAATCGGTGGGTTACACGGTGTCATTGCTGAAATCGATGAAACTAAAAACACTATCACTTTAGATTGTGAAGGTGTCTACTTAGTATTTGATCGTCGTGCAATTGCGCGTACGCAAAAAGCTGACCCAATGAATACTGAAATGGCTAACGATATCATGAGCGATGCTGCTGAAGAAGAAGCTCGCGAAAATGATGTAGTCATTGAAGATGTAGAAGCAGGCGACCAACAAGAGGACGATCAAATCTAG
- a CDS encoding DHH family phosphoesterase: MLDKILAAIEAHDIIIIHRHVRPDPDALGSQMGLKAVLEETYPHKDIYAVGQDDDSLAEFGDMDDISDDTYKNALVIVNDSANRPRIDDQRYKKGATLIKVDHHPNEDPYGDFMIVEPSISSTSELWASIVLRDDNNLQMNDEAAKCFFLGIVGDTGRFLYDNTTRDTMQIAGELLDYDFPASDLMQESNTQTISQARLQAYVLQNMKLSAQGTVNSVYISQDLLQSLDLTANETYQIVQIPGTIEGVITWVTFIEQPDGKVRCRIRSKGPVINHIAAQHDGGGHEKASGANVYSSEEKDELLAQLGEVAMKYRRDHFYD, encoded by the coding sequence ATGTTAGATAAAATATTAGCGGCAATTGAGGCACACGATATCATCATTATTCACCGCCACGTTCGCCCAGATCCAGATGCATTAGGTTCGCAGATGGGGTTGAAAGCTGTTTTGGAAGAAACTTACCCGCATAAAGATATCTATGCAGTTGGTCAAGATGATGACTCATTAGCGGAATTTGGGGACATGGATGATATTTCGGATGATACTTACAAGAATGCACTTGTTATCGTGAATGATTCAGCTAATCGACCAAGAATTGATGATCAACGATATAAAAAGGGTGCCACACTGATCAAAGTTGACCACCATCCAAATGAAGATCCATACGGGGACTTTATGATTGTTGAACCAAGTATCTCATCTACCTCAGAATTATGGGCATCTATCGTCTTGCGTGATGACAATAACTTACAAATGAATGATGAAGCAGCTAAATGCTTCTTCTTAGGAATTGTAGGGGATACTGGTCGTTTCTTATATGACAATACGACCCGTGATACCATGCAAATTGCCGGTGAATTGTTGGACTACGACTTCCCAGCTTCTGACTTGATGCAAGAATCGAATACGCAAACTATTTCTCAAGCCCGCTTGCAAGCTTATGTCCTACAAAACATGAAATTGTCAGCACAAGGGACCGTGAATTCAGTTTATATTTCACAAGACCTACTGCAGTCACTCGATTTAACCGCCAATGAAACCTACCAAATCGTTCAAATTCCAGGAACTATTGAAGGGGTCATTACTTGGGTAACCTTTATCGAGCAACCAGATGGTAAAGTACGTTGCCGAATCCGTTCTAAAGGCCCAGTAATCAATCATATTGCTGCACAACATGATGGTGGCGGTCACGAGAAAGCCTCAGGCGCTAACGTTTATTCTTCAGAAGAGAAAGATGAATTATTAGCTCAACTAGGTGAAGTCGCTATGAAATACCGTCGCGACCATTTTTATGACTAA
- a CDS encoding DRTGG domain-containing protein translates to MATKHEQIIQYIQNLPIDSKISVRSIARNLKVSEGTAYRAIKSAENLHLVATKERVGTVRIEENENRRMHHLTIEEIIKVTDCQVLGGALGLSRQVRKFIIGAMEADGMRRYIEPDSLIIVGNRDEIQRIALENDVAVLISGGFKPSDAIVDLANKREVPLLSVNFDTYATATLINKAMIERSMQKDILLVEDIYIPLEQTQFLYTDDTITAYRQLSENSGHTRFPICERDGKLAGILTAKDILDFAPDTHLAKAMTPTPISAKKPMSVASITHMMIWDGLEILPVVDEEDYLQGILSRQDVLRTLQYTQQTEQSENRIEMLLADKLKFVDQNEDMTKARYRFLSDVSLTNDFGALSNALQHSIIQLSVKQFVKKLQGKSIVVDKVSAYYLKLVPLQSTIDIVLEFLDVSRRSMEIDITVYHGKQVMTKALASVKTLTN, encoded by the coding sequence ATGGCAACTAAACACGAACAAATCATACAATATATTCAAAATCTCCCCATTGATTCCAAAATTTCGGTTAGGTCTATCGCACGCAATTTGAAGGTGTCAGAGGGAACTGCCTATCGAGCGATTAAATCGGCTGAAAACTTGCATTTAGTGGCGACCAAAGAGCGGGTGGGAACCGTCCGGATTGAAGAGAACGAAAACCGCCGCATGCACCATTTAACGATTGAAGAAATTATCAAGGTGACGGATTGCCAGGTTTTAGGCGGGGCTTTAGGTTTGAGTCGTCAGGTTCGTAAATTTATTATCGGCGCCATGGAAGCGGACGGGATGCGTCGTTATATCGAACCAGATTCCTTGATTATCGTTGGTAACCGTGATGAAATTCAACGGATTGCCTTGGAAAATGACGTCGCTGTTCTAATCTCGGGTGGTTTTAAGCCGTCAGATGCCATTGTGGACTTGGCTAACAAGCGAGAAGTACCACTTTTAAGTGTCAACTTCGATACCTATGCGACGGCTACTTTAATCAATAAAGCGATGATTGAGCGGTCTATGCAGAAGGATATTCTACTTGTTGAAGATATCTACATTCCGCTTGAGCAAACGCAATTTTTATACACGGATGATACGATTACGGCCTACCGACAATTGTCAGAAAACTCGGGGCATACCCGTTTTCCAATTTGTGAAAGAGATGGTAAGTTGGCGGGGATTTTAACGGCTAAGGATATCCTAGATTTTGCACCGGATACCCATTTAGCCAAAGCCATGACGCCAACGCCAATTTCGGCTAAGAAGCCAATGAGTGTGGCCTCAATTACACATATGATGATTTGGGATGGCTTAGAAATACTACCTGTTGTGGATGAGGAGGATTATTTACAAGGAATCCTATCTAGACAAGATGTCTTACGAACATTACAGTATACGCAACAGACAGAACAGAGTGAAAACCGTATTGAGATGCTATTAGCTGATAAGTTGAAATTCGTTGATCAAAATGAGGATATGACAAAAGCGCGTTACCGATTCCTGAGTGATGTTTCATTAACGAATGATTTTGGCGCCTTATCTAATGCCTTACAACATAGTATTATCCAACTATCGGTAAAACAATTTGTCAAGAAGCTACAAGGTAAATCAATCGTTGTTGATAAGGTAAGTGCATATTATTTAAAATTAGTACCCTTACAATCTACCATCGATATTGTGCTAGAATTCCTAGATGTCTCTAGACGTTCAATGGAAATTGATATCACCGTCTACCATGGTAAACAAGTCATGACGAAAGCTTTGGCAAGTGTGAAAACTCTGACAAATTAA
- the dinB gene encoding DNA polymerase IV yields the protein MRTIGILSFDDPKIDGSRKILHVDMDAFFASVEQRDNPAYRGKPVIIARHPKENSGKGVVSTASYEARKYGVHSAMSAAEAYRLCPQGIFVSGNYALYREVSEQVREIFKRYTDIIEPLSIDEAFLDVTDNKKGIPYAMDVAKEIQETIYKELNLTCSIGVSYNKFIAKLASDYQKPFGMTVITPKRAIPFLEQLPIEDFYGVGTRSAEKMHELDIYTGADLKKLSQDECIQYFGKAGLALYERVRGVDDRPVKVTRIRKSIGKERTFYPFLYHDNEVEETLRKLANSVSEALGKKDMHGKVVTLKFRNVDFETVTRQTSLVDAISNSQDIYFYALDLWQTYGDVSQGIRLLGITVSDLSQLAFENIRLNLYEHQAKEAETLAYKSNTLLSENEEINENKNIKEDSTIQPAPDQAPSEHEDGDA from the coding sequence ATGCGCACGATTGGGATATTATCATTTGATGATCCAAAAATTGATGGGTCTAGGAAAATATTACATGTCGATATGGATGCTTTCTTCGCCTCTGTTGAACAAAGGGATAATCCTGCTTATCGGGGAAAACCGGTGATCATTGCCCGCCATCCAAAAGAGAATTCGGGTAAGGGTGTTGTATCAACGGCTTCTTATGAAGCGCGTAAATATGGTGTCCATTCAGCCATGTCTGCAGCTGAAGCTTACCGCTTATGTCCGCAAGGGATTTTTGTGTCGGGTAACTATGCCTTATACCGCGAAGTTTCAGAACAAGTACGAGAAATTTTCAAGCGGTATACGGATATTATCGAACCTCTTTCTATAGATGAGGCCTTTTTAGATGTGACGGATAATAAGAAGGGGATTCCTTATGCCATGGATGTGGCCAAGGAAATTCAAGAAACCATTTATAAGGAATTGAATTTAACTTGTTCGATTGGGGTTTCTTATAATAAATTCATTGCCAAGTTGGCATCTGACTACCAAAAACCATTTGGTATGACTGTGATTACCCCTAAACGAGCGATTCCCTTTTTGGAGCAATTACCGATTGAAGATTTTTATGGAGTTGGGACTAGGTCGGCTGAAAAAATGCATGAATTGGATATTTATACGGGTGCAGACTTGAAAAAATTATCCCAAGATGAATGCATTCAATATTTCGGTAAGGCAGGGCTAGCCTTGTATGAACGGGTCCGCGGAGTTGACGACCGGCCGGTGAAAGTCACCCGCATCCGTAAATCGATTGGGAAGGAGCGGACCTTTTATCCTTTCCTTTACCACGATAATGAGGTGGAAGAAACTTTGCGTAAGCTAGCCAATTCAGTGTCTGAGGCCCTGGGTAAAAAGGACATGCACGGAAAGGTGGTGACCTTGAAGTTTCGGAATGTGGATTTTGAGACGGTTACACGGCAGACGTCGCTTGTTGACGCAATTTCAAATAGCCAAGATATTTATTTTTACGCCTTGGACTTATGGCAAACTTATGGGGATGTCAGTCAGGGGATTCGCTTGCTGGGGATTACGGTGAGTGATTTGTCTCAGTTGGCCTTTGAAAATATCCGCTTGAATTTATATGAACATCAAGCTAAAGAAGCGGAAACGCTGGCCTACAAATCCAACACATTATTATCAGAGAATGAAGAAATAAATGAAAATAAAAATATAAAAGAAGATTCAACAATCCAACCTGCCCCAGACCAAGCGCCATCTGAACATGAGGATGGTGACGCGTAA
- a CDS encoding sugar phosphate isomerase/epimerase family protein, with the protein MNWVLNTIAYGDLMAQESFGQLDMIDSVKGLGFDYIELRSEYFDGSDQELVDLKAANQKAGLTVFLSVPAPLFEEGLLNPELENYFELAQAVGAIQLKVNLGAYNPETVVADMTLVNKLIDRFSISLTLENDITKATGASDYFKAFLQDNGNDKVGMCFDVGNFLYFDEDPVTEVKNVLPLVHYVHLKQVEQATNTSLAGLSVGDVDFVAVLKEIDPAIPIAIECQYKASDIAEVEGQIKNDIENILSGLN; encoded by the coding sequence ATGAACTGGGTTTTAAATACAATTGCTTATGGTGACTTGATGGCACAAGAAAGTTTTGGCCAATTAGATATGATTGATTCTGTTAAAGGGTTAGGTTTTGACTATATTGAATTAAGAAGTGAATACTTTGACGGTTCAGACCAAGAATTGGTGGACCTAAAAGCTGCAAACCAAAAAGCGGGCTTAACTGTTTTCCTTTCTGTGCCAGCACCTTTATTTGAAGAGGGCCTATTAAATCCTGAATTAGAAAACTACTTTGAATTAGCCCAAGCGGTTGGTGCTATACAATTGAAGGTCAACTTAGGTGCCTATAACCCAGAAACAGTGGTTGCAGATATGACGTTGGTCAATAAACTAATTGACCGGTTCAGCATTTCCCTAACCTTGGAAAATGACATCACGAAAGCAACAGGCGCTAGCGACTATTTTAAAGCCTTTTTACAAGACAATGGTAACGATAAAGTGGGCATGTGCTTCGATGTGGGTAATTTTTTATACTTCGATGAAGATCCAGTAACAGAGGTTAAAAATGTCTTACCATTGGTACATTATGTCCACCTAAAACAAGTGGAACAAGCGACCAATACTAGTTTAGCAGGCTTATCGGTAGGGGACGTGGACTTTGTTGCTGTCTTGAAAGAGATAGACCCAGCCATCCCTATTGCGATTGAGTGCCAATATAAAGCTTCTGATATTGCGGAAGTTGAAGGGCAGATCAAAAACGATATCGAAAATATCCTATCTGGCTTAAATTAG